A genomic region of Bacillus sp. 2205SS5-2 contains the following coding sequences:
- a CDS encoding YqgQ family protein — MKTIYDVQQLLKRYGTFIYIGDRVADLQLMEEELKELWRSQLVEPRDYQMGLLLLRQEIQKKLDTKK; from the coding sequence ATGAAAACGATTTATGACGTTCAGCAGCTATTAAAAAGATACGGAACTTTTATCTACATAGGGGACCGAGTGGCCGATCTGCAATTAATGGAAGAAGAATTGAAGGAGCTTTGGCGTTCTCAGTTAGTAGAACCAAGAGACTATCAAATGGGCTTACTGCTACTCCGTCAAGAAATACAAAAAAAACTCGATACCAAGAAATAG
- a CDS encoding ROK family glucokinase produces MSEKWIAAVDLGGTTTKLAFLNVYGEMIEKWEIPTDVSNNGKNIVINIAKAIDEKLEELNQVKSRLLGIGMGAPGPVDMDKGIIYEAVNLGWEKNTPLRDMLEIESGLQAVIDNDANCAALGEMWKGAGNGAKDLVCVTLGTGVGGGIITNGDIVHGARGAGGEIGHITVMPENGFQCNCGKMGCLETVASATGVVRLAVEALQYTKEHSILTSILSEKGALSAKSVFDAAREKDTVALEIIDRLAFYLGLTLANLGNALNPEKIVLGGGVSKAGETLLIPVKSYFEKFAFPTVATSTVLAIATLENEAGVIGAGWLVKNKLK; encoded by the coding sequence ATGAGTGAAAAATGGATTGCTGCTGTCGATTTAGGTGGTACAACAACAAAACTAGCATTTTTAAATGTATATGGGGAAATGATCGAAAAATGGGAAATTCCAACGGATGTCTCGAATAATGGGAAGAATATTGTCATAAATATTGCCAAAGCGATTGATGAAAAGCTGGAAGAGTTAAATCAAGTGAAATCAAGACTTCTTGGAATCGGCATGGGTGCACCGGGCCCAGTAGACATGGATAAGGGTATTATCTATGAAGCGGTAAATTTAGGTTGGGAGAAAAATACACCTTTACGTGATATGCTTGAAATCGAATCCGGATTACAAGCGGTCATTGATAACGATGCAAACTGTGCAGCCCTTGGTGAAATGTGGAAAGGGGCAGGAAATGGGGCAAAAGATCTTGTCTGTGTAACACTAGGTACTGGTGTTGGCGGAGGTATTATCACAAATGGAGACATCGTACACGGAGCAAGAGGCGCAGGTGGAGAAATTGGCCACATAACGGTCATGCCCGAAAATGGTTTTCAGTGTAATTGTGGAAAAATGGGCTGCTTAGAAACTGTAGCTTCCGCGACAGGGGTGGTTCGTTTAGCTGTTGAAGCTCTTCAATATACAAAAGAGCATTCAATACTTACCTCCATTCTTTCTGAAAAGGGTGCTCTTTCTGCTAAAAGTGTATTTGACGCTGCAAGAGAAAAAGATACAGTAGCTCTTGAGATTATCGATCGCTTAGCTTTTTATTTAGGTCTTACCTTAGCAAATTTAGGCAATGCGTTAAATCCAGAGAAAATTGTACTTGGTGGGGGCGTATCAAAAGCAGGAGAGACCTTATTAATTCCTGTGAAAAGTTATTTTGAAAAATTTGCATTTCCAACGGTTGCTACATCAACAGTTTTAGCTATTGCAACACTTGAGAACGAAGCGGGTGTAATTGGTGCCGGCTGGTTAGTCAAAAACAAGTTAAAATAA